The Rattus rattus isolate New Zealand chromosome X, Rrattus_CSIRO_v1, whole genome shotgun sequence genome has a window encoding:
- the Rbm3 gene encoding RNA-binding protein 3 isoform X1, with translation MSSEEGKLFVGGLNFNTDEQALEDHFSSFGPISEVVVVKDRETQRSRGFGFITFTNPEHASDAMRAMNGESLDGRQIRVDHAGKSARGTRGGAFGAHGRGRSYSRGGGDQGYGSGRYDSRPGGYGYGYGRSRDYSGRSQGGYDRYSGGNYRDNYDN, from the exons ATGTCTTCTGAAGAAGGAAAACTCTTCGTGGGAGGGCTCAACTTCAACACTGATGAGCAGGCACTTGAAGACCACTTCAGCAGCTTCGGGCCTATCTCTGAGG tgGTTGTTGTCAAGGACCGGGAGACTCAAAGATCCCGGGGTTTTGGCTTCATCACCTTCACAAACCCAGAGCATGCCTCAGATGCCATGAGAGCCATGAATGGAGAG TCCCTGGATGGGCGCCAAATCCGTGTGGACCATGCAGGCAAGTCTGCCAGGGGAACCAGAGGGGGTGCCTTTGGGGCCCATGGGCGTGGTCGCAGCTACTCTAGAG GTGGTGGAGACCAGGGATATGGAAGTGGAAGATACGACAGCCGACCTGGAGGCTATGGATATGGGTATGGGCGGTCTAGAGACTACAGTGGCAG AAGCCAGGGTGGCTATGACCGCTACTCAGGAGGAAATTACAGAGACAATTATGACAACTGA
- the Rbm3 gene encoding RNA-binding protein 3 isoform X2, which produces MSSEEGKLFVGGLNFNTDEQALEDHFSSFGPISEVVVVKDRETQRSRGFGFITFTNPEHASDAMRAMNGESLDGRQIRVDHAGKSARGTRGGAFGAHGRGRSYSRGGGDQGYGSGRYDSRPGGYGYGYGRSRDYSGSQGGYDRYSGGNYRDNYDN; this is translated from the exons ATGTCTTCTGAAGAAGGAAAACTCTTCGTGGGAGGGCTCAACTTCAACACTGATGAGCAGGCACTTGAAGACCACTTCAGCAGCTTCGGGCCTATCTCTGAGG tgGTTGTTGTCAAGGACCGGGAGACTCAAAGATCCCGGGGTTTTGGCTTCATCACCTTCACAAACCCAGAGCATGCCTCAGATGCCATGAGAGCCATGAATGGAGAG TCCCTGGATGGGCGCCAAATCCGTGTGGACCATGCAGGCAAGTCTGCCAGGGGAACCAGAGGGGGTGCCTTTGGGGCCCATGGGCGTGGTCGCAGCTACTCTAGAG GTGGTGGAGACCAGGGATATGGAAGTGGAAGATACGACAGCCGACCTGGAGGCTATGGATATGGGTATGGGCGGTCTAGAGACTACAGTGGCAG CCAGGGTGGCTATGACCGCTACTCAGGAGGAAATTACAGAGACAATTATGACAACTGA